A section of the Bdellovibrionota bacterium genome encodes:
- a CDS encoding GDYXXLXY domain-containing protein, with product MKALRIILGAHLIFFGAWGFYLLTSHQAGKYVWLETMPVDPRDYISGHYVALNFKIANVSTTKCSESTAVPGTIAYVRLGEEDQTLSVPEGVIRTWGIVDCRFDRPTGNRDETWMEGKFANQPWRSSSFIQYGIERFYVSEGSPLRNARSGDVVAKVSINKNFTPRIVDLVKIAKR from the coding sequence ATGAAAGCACTCCGCATCATTCTTGGGGCCCACCTGATCTTTTTCGGAGCGTGGGGCTTCTACCTCCTTACCTCCCATCAGGCCGGGAAATACGTTTGGTTGGAAACCATGCCTGTCGACCCGAGGGACTACATCAGCGGCCATTACGTCGCACTGAATTTCAAAATCGCGAATGTTTCGACGACCAAGTGCTCCGAAAGCACCGCAGTTCCGGGGACGATCGCGTACGTTCGCCTCGGCGAGGAAGATCAAACATTGTCCGTCCCGGAAGGCGTAATCCGAACCTGGGGCATTGTCGACTGCCGATTCGACCGACCCACAGGAAATCGCGACGAAACGTGGATGGAAGGAAAATTCGCAAATCAACCTTGGAGATCGTCTTCCTTCATTCAATACGGCATCGAGCGGTTCTATGTTTCGGAGGGTAGTCCGTTGCGAAACGCTCGAAGCGGCGACGTCGTGGCCAAGGTTTCCATCAACAAGAATTTCACACCGCGAATCGTGGACCTCGTGAAAATCGCTAAGCGATAG